A section of the Paenibacillus yonginensis genome encodes:
- a CDS encoding bifunctional metallophosphatase/5'-nucleotidase, with the protein MQQHTESEQLMILHTNDIHSHFGAMVQLSEMIEAERQIWRDDLLLLDIGDHMDRAAVETEGTLGQANVDVLNLTGYDAVTIGNNEGLTFTPELLEQAYAGLQCPVVCCNIKETSTGAAPGWMKEHHIVVKAGFTIGLIGATAAFSEFYRILGWEALDPIESIRSQVEQIRGQVDFVILMSHLGLRMDEQLAEEVRGIDLILGGHSHHLLEEPLYIKETCLAAAEKYGHYLGRILIGRNPAGQTSVQEGGVLKVDPPAVGREGEREPLNKVGEAIAIHARHAAEQLKRTVAITQQVLPVQYDGESPFANLLAQSVRRFTGSQIAIVNSGQLLGELPDGEISEGVLHALCPSPINPCRMKLKGAYILQSLEESLIPETTARPIYGFGFRGKVLGSLCVDGMEIEYDPSRAPFSRISKATIEGVPIVPEIEYDVGTLDMFTFGIGYKSLSFGTEKVFILPEFLRDLLRLELQTPGAVEQSLSSRWHKQPEH; encoded by the coding sequence ATGCAGCAACATACAGAATCAGAACAGCTGATGATACTTCACACTAACGATATCCACAGCCATTTCGGTGCAATGGTGCAGCTCTCCGAGATGATCGAAGCGGAGCGTCAGATTTGGCGGGACGATCTTCTGCTGCTGGACATCGGCGACCATATGGACCGGGCCGCAGTGGAAACGGAAGGCACGCTTGGCCAGGCCAATGTCGACGTGCTGAATCTGACCGGGTATGATGCCGTGACCATCGGTAATAACGAAGGGCTTACTTTTACGCCAGAGCTGCTGGAGCAGGCTTATGCAGGGCTGCAGTGTCCCGTGGTTTGCTGCAATATCAAAGAGACTTCAACCGGGGCAGCGCCTGGGTGGATGAAAGAACATCATATTGTCGTGAAAGCGGGCTTTACCATCGGTTTAATCGGGGCCACCGCCGCTTTCTCCGAGTTCTACCGAATTCTGGGCTGGGAAGCTCTCGATCCCATTGAGTCCATACGATCGCAGGTTGAGCAGATCCGCGGTCAGGTCGATTTTGTAATCCTGATGTCCCATTTGGGACTGCGAATGGATGAGCAGCTGGCGGAGGAGGTCCGGGGAATCGATCTGATTTTGGGAGGACATTCCCATCATTTGCTGGAAGAACCTCTATATATTAAGGAAACTTGTCTGGCAGCAGCGGAGAAATACGGCCATTACCTGGGCAGAATCCTGATCGGGCGGAACCCTGCAGGTCAAACCTCTGTGCAAGAGGGAGGGGTTCTGAAAGTGGATCCGCCTGCGGTTGGCCGGGAGGGCGAGAGGGAGCCGCTCAACAAGGTTGGTGAAGCCATCGCCATTCATGCCAGACATGCGGCCGAGCAGTTGAAGCGTACCGTAGCTATTACGCAGCAGGTTCTTCCGGTGCAGTACGACGGCGAGTCTCCTTTTGCCAATCTGCTGGCTCAATCCGTCCGCCGCTTCACAGGCAGCCAGATCGCGATCGTCAATTCAGGCCAGCTTCTGGGCGAGCTGCCGGATGGGGAAATCTCCGAGGGGGTGCTCCATGCCTTATGCCCTTCGCCTATCAATCCCTGCCGTATGAAGCTGAAAGGGGCGTACATTCTCCAAAGCCTGGAGGAATCGCTGATTCCGGAGACAACAGCCAGGCCGATTTACGGATTCGGGTTCCGCGGCAAGGTGCTGGGGTCTCTGTGCGTCGATGGCATGGAGATTGAATACGATCCTTCCCGCGCCCCCTTTAGTCGAATAAGCAAGGCTACTATCGAGGGGGTTCCGATTGTCCCTGAAATCGAGTATGATGTAGGAACATTGGACATGTTCACCTTTGGCATAGGGTATAAATCCCTTTCGTTTGGTACAGAGAAGGTGTTTATCCTGCCCGAATTCTTAAGAGATCTGCTCCGCCTGGAACTGCAAACACCAGGGGCTGTCGAGCAGAGCTTATCATCCAGATGGCACAAGCAGCCTGAGCATTAA
- a CDS encoding undecaprenyl-diphosphate phosphatase, producing the protein MDIIVAIILGIVEGITEFIPVSSTGHMILTSRLMGYDDQSSVMNSFEIVIQLGAILAIAWVYRYRILNLLGLQKDSQTSRAIGKPAGKLNLIHVLLGIVPALAIGYIFKDHIKSLFSASTVLWALVVGGLFMIFAEWYNKRFARVSAEDIDQISYTQAFLIGLFQCISVLWPGFSRSGSTISGGMIAGVSYRASADFSFLIAVPIMIAVSGYELLDSYKDLNSDTLLAFAIGFVVSFIVAYLVVLAFLKLIQKVKLRHFAYYRFVLAALFWIFIMN; encoded by the coding sequence ATGGATATTATTGTTGCCATTATTTTAGGCATAGTCGAAGGGATTACGGAATTTATCCCGGTCTCTTCCACAGGACATATGATCCTGACATCAAGATTAATGGGGTACGACGACCAATCCTCCGTGATGAATTCATTTGAAATTGTGATTCAGCTGGGGGCCATTCTGGCGATTGCCTGGGTCTACCGGTACCGGATTTTGAATTTGCTGGGCCTGCAGAAGGATAGCCAAACCTCCAGAGCAATCGGCAAACCGGCCGGGAAATTAAACCTGATCCACGTGCTGCTTGGCATCGTGCCGGCACTGGCTATCGGGTACATATTCAAGGATCATATCAAAAGTTTGTTCAGCGCTTCTACCGTGCTGTGGGCGCTTGTTGTCGGCGGCCTTTTTATGATCTTTGCGGAATGGTATAACAAGCGGTTCGCCCGCGTTTCGGCTGAAGACATTGATCAAATCAGCTATACGCAAGCTTTTCTGATCGGGCTGTTCCAATGTATCTCCGTGCTCTGGCCCGGCTTCTCCCGCTCTGGCTCCACCATTTCGGGGGGCATGATCGCAGGGGTAAGCTACCGGGCATCGGCCGATTTCTCTTTCCTGATTGCGGTTCCGATCATGATTGCCGTTTCGGGATACGAGCTGCTGGATTCCTATAAGGATCTGAACTCGGACACGCTGCTGGCCTTTGCTATCGGCTTCGTCGTTTCGTTTATCGTTGCCTATCTGGTTGTGCTTGCTTTCTTGAAACTGATTCAAAAGGTTAAACTACGGCATTTCGCTTATTACCGTTTCGTGCTGGCCGCTTTATTCTGGATCTTCATCATGAACTAA
- a CDS encoding HD-GYP domain-containing protein, whose product MRLLPVKSLQPGMRLAQKIYNDDGLILLSDEVELTASLIKRLSSLGIDFVYISDPRTQDIQIPELISAETERMAIQELRTNFLKISNHSLKGLVYPYLGKAFLNVVESIMKDLGSRDNVLIMLGNIHTADHTLFRHSLNVCIYTLMLGKAFGYSQRELTVLGLGAVLHDIGKVKIDPAILHKPERLSQVEFEVMKQHAEIGYRMLKDEPGIPLQAAHCAYQHHERIDGSGYPRGLMGSDIHEYAQWISIADSYDAMTSQRVYNQALLPHQAVEILYAGCGTLYDKQKLEIFRDHVAIYPLGMTVVLNTGEVGVVSRIHPFAPQRPVVRVLYGPGHEELQTPYELDLMKKLNLVITGIDNESALPKLEQV is encoded by the coding sequence TTGCGTTTACTTCCAGTTAAGTCGCTGCAGCCGGGAATGAGACTAGCTCAAAAGATTTACAATGACGATGGGCTGATCCTGCTGTCGGATGAGGTCGAGCTGACGGCTTCTCTGATCAAAAGGCTTTCATCGCTGGGAATAGATTTTGTTTATATCTCGGATCCAAGAACCCAAGATATTCAGATTCCTGAGCTTATTTCGGCAGAAACGGAGCGGATGGCGATTCAGGAGCTCCGGACGAATTTTCTTAAAATTTCCAATCATTCATTAAAAGGCCTGGTTTATCCTTATTTGGGCAAAGCTTTTCTGAATGTGGTGGAGTCCATTATGAAGGACCTGGGCAGCAGGGATAACGTGCTGATCATGCTGGGAAATATTCATACGGCCGACCACACGCTGTTCCGTCATTCGCTAAATGTTTGTATCTACACGCTTATGTTGGGCAAGGCTTTTGGCTACAGCCAGCGGGAGCTGACCGTTTTGGGACTTGGGGCTGTTCTCCACGATATCGGAAAAGTCAAAATTGACCCGGCGATTCTGCACAAGCCCGAGCGGCTTAGCCAGGTTGAATTTGAGGTGATGAAGCAGCATGCCGAAATCGGCTACAGGATGCTCAAGGATGAGCCGGGAATTCCGCTTCAGGCGGCGCACTGCGCTTATCAGCATCACGAGCGGATAGACGGCAGCGGTTATCCCCGCGGCTTGATGGGCAGCGACATCCATGAGTATGCCCAGTGGATCAGCATTGCGGACTCTTATGATGCGATGACTTCTCAGCGGGTTTATAACCAGGCGCTGCTGCCTCACCAGGCTGTAGAAATTTTATACGCAGGCTGCGGAACTTTATATGACAAACAAAAGCTGGAGATCTTCCGCGATCATGTTGCGATTTACCCGCTTGGCATGACGGTCGTGCTGAATACCGGGGAAGTGGGCGTCGTATCGCGAATCCATCCTTTTGCTCCGCAGAGGCCCGTTGTTCGGGTGCTGTATGGTCCGGGGCACGAGGAGCTGCAGACGCCTTATGAACTTGATCTGATGAAGAAGCTGAATCTTGTCATTACCGGCATCGATAATGAATCGGCCCTGCCCAAACTTGAACAGGTTTAA
- the yfkAB gene encoding radical SAM/CxCxxxxC motif protein YfkAB, with protein MSSISQGEPQAISPVNDPWDPIRSLRKFGRHRLTSVEMTVTNLCNMRCEHCAVGDSLVLKEPEQIPLDLMLRRLEEVEHLETISITGGEPSFRLKTVEEKIIPLLKYAKERGIRSQINSNLTLDYGRYEKLLPYLDVMHISFNYTDVKDFHEVGFARSGHPVSLEAASRMYDAMINNAYRLSQDGMFISAESMINYRTHRKLPEIHRLILEMGCKRHEVHPMYAADFAEGLPVLSLEDMRAAIHQLLDARDPEVWMLFGTLPFFACSFNSEDQELVSRLRKEKKVTVRNDPDGRNRVNVNLFTGDVFVTDFAAIPSFGNIADQKLDDIFERWLTEHPLSGSVNCFCESANCCGPNLLVADMYYKDTDFKSRKAITL; from the coding sequence ATGAGTAGCATTTCGCAAGGTGAACCGCAGGCCATTTCTCCGGTCAATGATCCCTGGGATCCGATCCGGTCTCTGCGCAAATTCGGCCGGCACCGGCTGACCAGCGTGGAGATGACTGTCACTAACCTTTGTAATATGCGTTGCGAGCATTGTGCGGTCGGCGACAGTCTTGTGCTGAAGGAGCCCGAACAAATCCCGCTGGATCTGATGCTGAGAAGGCTGGAAGAGGTCGAGCATTTGGAGACCATCAGCATTACTGGAGGCGAACCTTCCTTCCGTTTGAAGACGGTGGAGGAGAAGATCATTCCTCTCCTGAAATATGCCAAAGAACGGGGAATTCGTTCCCAAATCAACTCCAACCTCACTTTGGACTACGGGCGGTATGAGAAATTGCTGCCTTATTTGGACGTTATGCATATTTCTTTCAATTACACGGATGTGAAGGACTTCCATGAGGTGGGCTTTGCGCGAAGCGGGCATCCGGTCAGCCTGGAGGCCGCTTCCAGGATGTATGACGCTATGATTAACAATGCCTACAGATTAAGTCAGGACGGTATGTTTATTTCGGCGGAATCCATGATAAACTATCGTACACACCGGAAATTGCCGGAAATCCACCGGCTGATTCTGGAGATGGGCTGTAAGCGCCATGAAGTGCATCCGATGTATGCCGCCGATTTTGCAGAAGGTTTGCCGGTCTTGTCTTTGGAGGACATGCGGGCGGCGATTCATCAGCTGCTTGACGCGCGCGACCCTGAGGTTTGGATGCTGTTTGGCACCCTGCCGTTTTTTGCCTGCAGCTTTAATTCGGAGGATCAGGAGCTGGTGTCCCGGCTGCGGAAGGAAAAAAAGGTGACGGTTCGCAACGATCCGGACGGACGCAACCGGGTAAATGTAAATCTGTTTACCGGCGACGTCTTTGTGACCGATTTTGCGGCCATTCCTTCTTTCGGCAATATTGCGGATCAAAAGCTGGACGATATTTTCGAGCGCTGGCTGACCGAACATCCATTATCAGGAAGCGTGAACTGCTTCTGCGAGTCGGCCAATTGCTGCGGGCCTAATCTTCTGGTAGCAGACATGTATTATAAAGATACCGATTTCAAATCGCGCAAAGCGATTACTTTATAG
- a CDS encoding hemolysin family protein: MPSHTEFEIGKLFLNLLLVFVLVFLNGVFVAAEFSLVKMRQSRLTQLVSEGNRRAGYALKVNQRLDAYLSATQLGITLASLGLGWVGEPAVSELLIEPLMHRLGVTDSTLIKTVSVAVGFFVITFLHIVLGELAPKSLAIQKTEGTTLWLSAPLMYFYKLFMPVIWLLNTAANGILKLIGVEPASELDAAHSEEEIRILMNQSAKSGAIDKDEMKLMDNIFDFSDLLAREIMLPRTDMDCLYTNLSWEENLKIVAETRHSRYPVAREDKDQIIGFVHITDMLLPDPGRNKNLEAIIRPILNVPESMEISHVLRLMQTRHSQMTLVVDEYGGTAGLLTAEEILEEIVGDLHDEFEDERPEVEILKDGVYSVDGRLLIEEVNDLTGTDIEDEEVDSIGGWLFKELEGAPLKGKKIEHDNVVFEVAEAARLRITRVNIYRLEKPAEDQEAGSGSLEET, from the coding sequence TTGCCCAGTCACACGGAATTCGAAATAGGCAAACTTTTTTTGAATTTACTGCTCGTTTTTGTTCTGGTTTTTCTGAACGGCGTATTTGTGGCCGCTGAATTTTCCCTGGTTAAAATGAGACAGTCCAGACTGACCCAGCTCGTGAGTGAAGGAAACCGGCGGGCCGGTTATGCCTTGAAGGTGAACCAAAGGCTGGACGCGTATTTGTCCGCAACCCAGCTGGGAATTACTTTGGCTTCCCTGGGTCTCGGCTGGGTGGGAGAGCCGGCGGTGTCCGAACTGCTGATTGAGCCGCTGATGCACCGGTTGGGAGTTACAGACAGTACCTTGATCAAAACGGTTTCGGTGGCTGTCGGATTTTTTGTGATCACCTTCCTGCATATCGTGCTCGGCGAACTGGCTCCAAAGTCGCTGGCCATCCAGAAGACGGAAGGCACTACGCTTTGGTTATCCGCGCCGCTAATGTATTTCTATAAGCTGTTTATGCCGGTGATCTGGCTGCTGAATACGGCAGCCAACGGCATCCTCAAGCTGATTGGCGTGGAGCCGGCCAGCGAGCTTGATGCGGCTCATTCGGAAGAGGAAATCCGCATTCTGATGAATCAAAGCGCCAAGAGCGGCGCTATCGACAAAGATGAAATGAAACTGATGGATAACATCTTTGATTTCTCGGATTTGCTGGCTCGTGAAATTATGCTTCCCCGTACGGATATGGACTGTCTGTATACCAACTTATCCTGGGAAGAAAATCTGAAAATTGTCGCGGAAACCAGGCATTCCCGTTACCCGGTTGCCCGCGAGGATAAAGACCAGATTATCGGTTTTGTACATATAACGGACATGCTGCTGCCCGATCCCGGAAGAAACAAAAATCTGGAGGCGATCATTCGCCCGATTCTGAATGTACCGGAATCTATGGAGATCAGTCATGTGCTGCGCCTCATGCAGACCCGTCATTCCCAAATGACGCTCGTTGTCGATGAATATGGAGGAACGGCGGGGCTGCTGACGGCCGAAGAGATTTTAGAAGAAATCGTCGGCGATTTGCATGATGAATTCGAGGACGAACGTCCTGAGGTAGAAATTCTGAAGGATGGCGTCTATTCTGTCGATGGCCGGTTGCTCATCGAGGAAGTGAACGATCTTACGGGAACGGATATCGAAGACGAAGAAGTGGATTCCATTGGCGGCTGGCTGTTCAAAGAGCTCGAAGGCGCCCCGCTCAAAGGGAAGAAGATCGAGCACGACAATGTGGTGTTCGAAGTGGCGGAAGCCGCCAGACTGCGGATTACGCGCGTCAATATTTATCGTTTGGAGAAACCTGCCGAGGATCAGGAAGCCGGTTCCGGCTCTCTAGAAGAAACATAA
- a CDS encoding spore coat associated protein CotJA, with protein sequence MEFSQVRVFHPFVGPFDPCPPILTKTFQTPPQLFIPFQPPNLPQFSPQEALFKGTLWPALYSPYESRWGKGQ encoded by the coding sequence TTGGAATTCTCTCAGGTGCGAGTGTTTCATCCCTTTGTTGGGCCATTTGATCCTTGTCCTCCAATCTTAACCAAAACCTTCCAGACGCCGCCGCAGTTGTTCATTCCTTTCCAGCCGCCAAATCTGCCGCAATTTAGTCCACAAGAAGCTTTGTTTAAAGGCACCTTGTGGCCGGCTCTTTACAGCCCTTACGAATCCAGATGGGGAAAGGGGCAATAA
- a CDS encoding spore coat protein CotJB translates to MEPQKPCEPEFYELLEQLQALDFVLVELNLYLDTHPDDLQAIKQFNVLTQERTQLANVFQEKYGPLQGFGRAYSRYPFEWPQVPWPWQV, encoded by the coding sequence ATGGAACCGCAAAAACCTTGTGAGCCCGAGTTCTATGAGCTGCTGGAGCAGCTTCAGGCGCTTGATTTTGTGCTGGTGGAGCTAAATTTGTACCTCGACACCCACCCGGATGACCTGCAGGCCATCAAGCAATTTAATGTGCTGACCCAGGAACGTACGCAGCTGGCTAATGTCTTCCAGGAGAAATACGGACCGCTTCAAGGGTTCGGACGCGCCTACAGCCGTTATCCGTTTGAATGGCCGCAAGTACCGTGGCCGTGGCAGGTGTAA
- a CDS encoding manganese catalase family protein: MWVYEKKLQYPVRVSKCDPRMAKLLLEQYGGADGELAAALRYLNQRYTIPDKVIGLLNDIGTEEFAHLEMIATMVYKLTKDATVEQLKAAGLDPHYVNHDSALYYQNAAGVPWTATYIQAKGDPIADLYEDIAAEEKARATYQWLIDMTDDVDIQDGLKFLREREIVHSLRFREAVEILKDDRGAKKIF; the protein is encoded by the coding sequence ATGTGGGTTTATGAGAAGAAACTGCAGTATCCGGTCCGGGTAAGCAAATGTGATCCCCGAATGGCGAAGCTGCTGCTTGAGCAGTACGGAGGAGCAGACGGAGAGTTAGCCGCAGCCTTGAGGTACCTGAACCAGCGTTATACAATTCCCGACAAAGTCATTGGACTGCTCAATGACATAGGAACTGAAGAATTTGCCCATCTGGAAATGATTGCCACAATGGTATATAAGCTGACCAAAGATGCAACCGTCGAACAGCTGAAAGCAGCGGGACTTGATCCGCATTACGTCAATCACGACAGCGCTTTGTATTATCAAAACGCGGCAGGTGTCCCTTGGACGGCTACTTACATTCAAGCCAAAGGGGACCCGATTGCGGACCTTTATGAAGATATCGCGGCGGAGGAGAAGGCCCGTGCTACATACCAATGGCTGATCGATATGACCGACGATGTCGACATCCAGGACGGCCTGAAGTTCCTGCGTGAGCGTGAAATCGTGCATTCCCTCCGCTTCAGGGAAGCGGTGGAGATATTGAAGGATGACCGGGGAGCGAAAAAGATTTTCTGA
- a CDS encoding GGDEF domain-containing protein encodes MSEFFTPSALSLHRQSIWIRWFLRIYWIIIVLHDAAQLFAYWFLPYDITIRDFYMDILLYPTLMMGTAVVIAEMIHKWAPKYTFFSLFGAGAVLSLEIIHLNMDIRIITALLLLPIIASTIFFRIDLTLFTSVLQTGVFLGMYYGDAWFRTFLTGYDVIAVPLFLFVSTLVSTIIIISGRELVKDLELAQKEKRHIMRQSRKDAQTGLYNHSTFQHFFDTALEHGHQGEGFHLALLDIDNFKMVNDQYGHRAGDLILLNVSRIIRENLEPGDRAFRYGGEEFALLLYGKELDEAYTMLEAIRSKISSTDFKELGGKAVTVSIGLKSYSRGISRESLFEETDSLLYQAKRSGKNQIAM; translated from the coding sequence ATGTCCGAATTTTTTACCCCATCCGCCCTCTCCCTGCACAGACAAAGCATCTGGATTCGTTGGTTTCTGAGGATCTACTGGATTATCATTGTCCTTCACGATGCGGCTCAGCTGTTTGCTTACTGGTTTTTACCCTACGACATTACAATTCGCGACTTCTATATGGATATCTTATTGTATCCTACCCTCATGATGGGGACGGCGGTTGTTATTGCGGAGATGATTCACAAATGGGCACCCAAATACACCTTTTTCAGTTTATTTGGAGCAGGCGCAGTCCTGTCTTTGGAGATCATCCATTTGAACATGGATATCCGGATCATTACCGCGCTGCTGCTGCTGCCTATAATCGCTTCGACGATTTTTTTCCGGATCGATTTGACGCTGTTTACTTCCGTTCTGCAAACCGGCGTATTCCTAGGAATGTATTACGGGGATGCCTGGTTCCGCACATTTCTGACAGGTTATGATGTGATTGCGGTCCCTCTATTTTTGTTTGTAAGCACCCTGGTCTCAACCATCATCATCATCAGCGGACGAGAGCTCGTCAAGGACCTGGAGTTGGCCCAGAAAGAGAAACGGCATATTATGAGGCAGTCGAGGAAAGACGCACAAACCGGACTTTATAATCACAGCACGTTTCAGCATTTTTTTGACACCGCACTAGAGCATGGGCATCAAGGCGAGGGTTTTCACCTGGCGCTGCTGGACATCGATAATTTTAAAATGGTCAACGACCAATACGGCCACCGGGCCGGAGATCTTATTCTTCTTAATGTCTCCAGGATCATCCGCGAGAATCTGGAGCCGGGCGACCGGGCCTTCCGTTATGGGGGCGAGGAATTCGCCCTGCTTCTCTACGGCAAAGAGCTGGACGAAGCTTACACGATGCTGGAAGCCATTCGCAGCAAAATATCCTCTACAGACTTCAAAGAACTTGGCGGGAAAGCGGTAACCGTCAGCATAGGACTAAAAAGCTACAGCCGTGGTATTTCCCGGGAAAGTCTGTTTGAAGAGACCGATTCCCTGCTCTATCAGGCCAAACGCTCCGGTAAAAATCAAATCGCCATGTAA